In Natronocella acetinitrilica, the following proteins share a genomic window:
- the tssE gene encoding type VI secretion system baseplate subunit TssE, producing MAELATREALQPSLLDRLTDRSRYLERVTIAYREQALTDAGLDVSDLREMFTSLGLVRGEGGEADEDVWDNRLDVRPFRRVMELSPRADVPAVESLIELRRRTLVPSLDESRDERLISQRRLRQMVLRDLGWLLNTPRMGELVDLSLYPEVTRSTLNYGVPDMTGQSLSGADLKSLADGLRQAIIAFEPRLHDVLVTPVERDETGRKNTIAFVIEGELWGQPLPEQLYLHTELDLEDASVTLRESNDR from the coding sequence ATGGCGGAACTGGCGACCCGAGAAGCGTTGCAACCGTCCCTGCTGGACAGGCTGACGGATCGGAGCAGATATCTTGAGCGGGTGACCATTGCCTATCGCGAGCAGGCTCTGACCGACGCCGGTCTCGATGTATCGGACCTCCGGGAGATGTTCACGTCCCTCGGTCTGGTTCGCGGGGAGGGCGGCGAAGCGGACGAGGACGTCTGGGACAATCGTCTGGATGTCAGGCCATTCCGTCGTGTCATGGAGCTTTCGCCGAGGGCTGACGTTCCTGCTGTCGAATCGCTGATCGAGTTGCGGCGTCGCACACTGGTGCCGAGCCTGGACGAATCCCGCGACGAGCGCCTGATCTCGCAACGCCGGCTTCGGCAGATGGTGCTGCGGGATCTGGGCTGGCTGCTTAACACGCCTCGCATGGGTGAACTGGTGGACTTGAGCCTGTACCCGGAAGTGACTCGCTCCACGCTGAATTACGGCGTTCCGGACATGACCGGACAGAGCCTGTCCGGCGCCGATCTCAAGTCCCTGGCCGACGGCCTCCGCCAGGCAATCATTGCCTTCGAGCCGCGTCTGCATGATGTGCTGGTCACCCCGGTGGAGCGTGATGAGACCGGCCGGAAGAACACCATTGCTTTTGTCATCGAGGGTGAGCTCTGGGGGCAACCGCTGCCGGAACAGCTCTATCTGCATACCGAGCTGGACCTTGAAGACGCCTCGGTCACCCTGAGGGAATCCAATGACCGCTAG
- a CDS encoding Hcp family type VI secretion system effector — protein sequence MAVDSFLKLEGVDGESSDSVHADEIDVLAWSWGASNSGTMHEARGGGAGKANFQDISITKWIDKATPTIWRAVAKGIHYPSGKLTVRKAGGDDPLEYLVIELKSIMITSTSTGGSSGEDRLTENITLNFSEFKINYTPQAADGTAGAAVDYGYNIAESKDA from the coding sequence ATGGCTGTTGATAGTTTTTTGAAATTGGAAGGGGTGGATGGCGAGTCCAGCGATAGCGTACACGCCGACGAGATCGACGTACTGGCCTGGAGTTGGGGAGCGTCGAACTCGGGCACCATGCATGAAGCCAGGGGTGGTGGCGCCGGCAAGGCCAACTTCCAGGACATCTCGATCACCAAGTGGATCGACAAGGCGACGCCCACGATCTGGCGGGCTGTTGCCAAGGGAATCCACTACCCGAGTGGCAAACTCACCGTGCGCAAGGCTGGTGGCGATGATCCCTTGGAATATCTGGTGATCGAGTTAAAGAGCATCATGATCACCAGCACGAGCACCGGCGGCTCCAGCGGAGAAGACCGTCTGACCGAGAACATCACGCTTAATTTCAGTGAGTTCAAGATCAACTACACACCTCAGGCGGCCGACGGCACAGCCGGGGCGGCGGTGGACTACGGGTACAACATTGCCGAGAGCAAGGACGCCTGA
- the tssC gene encoding type VI secretion system contractile sheath large subunit: MAETEKDTQAQAEAEALTADDFGALLHKEFRPKSDRAREEVETAVRTLAEQALRETTVISDDAISTINAIIAEIDEKLTGQVNEILHTEKFQALEGAWRGLHHLVNNTETDEMLKIRFMPVGKKELHKTLRKYKGTAWDQSPIFKRIYEEEFGQLGGEPIGCIVGDYHFDHGPQDVELLSGMAQIASAAHAPFIAGADPSLLQMDSWQELTNPRDLGKIFSTPEYAGWRSLRDSEDSKYVALAMPRFLARLPYGAATEPVEEFNFEEDTSGSDAGKYTWANSAYAMAVNINRSFKEYGWCTRIRGVESGGAVEGLPVHTFPSDDGGVDMKCPTEIAISDRREAELAKSGLMPLIHRKNTDIAAFIGAQSLHKPTEYDDPDATANAQLGARLPYLFATTRFAHYLKCIVRDKVGSFKERDDMQKFLQGWIMKYVTGDPANATEETKARKPLAAAEVSVMEDEANPGYYSSTFHLRPHYQLEGLSVSLRLVSKLPSAKG, from the coding sequence ATGGCAGAGACGGAAAAGGACACACAGGCGCAGGCGGAAGCCGAGGCCCTGACGGCGGATGACTTCGGTGCGCTGTTGCATAAGGAGTTCCGGCCCAAGTCCGATCGCGCCCGGGAAGAGGTCGAGACCGCTGTTCGGACCCTGGCCGAGCAGGCCCTGCGCGAGACCACGGTCATCTCCGACGACGCGATCAGCACGATCAACGCGATCATCGCCGAGATCGACGAGAAGCTGACGGGGCAAGTCAACGAGATCCTCCACACCGAGAAGTTCCAGGCTCTGGAGGGTGCGTGGCGTGGGCTGCACCACCTCGTCAACAACACCGAAACCGACGAAATGCTGAAGATCCGCTTCATGCCCGTCGGCAAGAAAGAACTGCACAAGACCCTGCGTAAGTACAAGGGAACCGCCTGGGACCAGAGCCCCATCTTCAAGCGCATCTACGAAGAGGAGTTTGGTCAGCTTGGTGGCGAGCCAATCGGTTGTATCGTCGGCGACTACCACTTCGACCACGGCCCGCAGGACGTGGAGTTGCTCTCCGGTATGGCGCAGATTGCCTCTGCCGCCCACGCGCCGTTCATCGCCGGTGCCGATCCCAGTCTGCTGCAGATGGACAGCTGGCAGGAACTCACCAACCCCCGCGATCTCGGCAAGATCTTCTCCACGCCGGAGTATGCGGGATGGCGCTCCCTGCGCGACTCGGAAGACTCCAAGTACGTGGCGCTTGCCATGCCGCGATTCCTCGCCCGGTTGCCCTATGGGGCCGCAACCGAGCCGGTGGAGGAGTTCAACTTCGAGGAGGACACCAGCGGTTCGGACGCCGGCAAGTACACCTGGGCGAACTCCGCGTATGCCATGGCGGTGAACATCAACCGCTCGTTCAAGGAATACGGCTGGTGCACGCGAATTCGTGGTGTGGAGTCCGGCGGCGCGGTGGAAGGCCTCCCGGTGCACACCTTCCCCAGCGATGACGGCGGTGTCGACATGAAGTGTCCGACGGAAATCGCCATCAGCGACCGTCGCGAGGCAGAGCTTGCAAAGAGTGGTCTGATGCCACTCATTCACCGGAAGAACACCGATATAGCGGCGTTCATTGGTGCGCAATCCCTGCACAAGCCCACCGAGTACGACGATCCGGACGCCACGGCAAATGCGCAGCTTGGCGCCCGGTTACCGTATCTTTTTGCAACAACACGCTTCGCGCACTACCTGAAGTGTATCGTTCGCGACAAGGTCGGCTCGTTCAAGGAACGGGACGACATGCAGAAGTTCCTGCAGGGCTGGATCATGAAATACGTTACCGGTGATCCCGCCAATGCAACGGAAGAAACCAAGGCGCGCAAGCCGCTCGCAGCGGCGGAGGTCTCGGTGATGGAGGATGAGGCGAATCCGGGCTACTACAGCTCCACTTTTCACCTCCGCCCTCATTATCAGCTCGAGGGTCTGAGTGTCTCATTGCGTCTTGTTTCCAAGCTGCCATCGGCGAAGGGCTAG
- the tssB gene encoding type VI secretion system contractile sheath small subunit, whose protein sequence is MAKASSQKFIAKNRAPRVQIEYDTELYGAEKSVQLPFVMAVMADLAGDSQEQLPPIDGRKLLEIDVDNFDQRMKALRPSLKFAVENKLTGEGSLEVDLELESMDDFSPAAVARKIEPLRQLLEARQQLANLVTYMDGKSGAEELIAKVLNDQGLLETLGARPKDDGEEKNEG, encoded by the coding sequence TCACAGAAATTCATCGCCAAGAACCGCGCGCCGCGTGTGCAGATCGAGTACGACACGGAACTCTACGGCGCGGAAAAATCCGTGCAGCTGCCGTTCGTCATGGCGGTGATGGCGGATCTGGCGGGAGATAGCCAGGAGCAGTTGCCACCGATCGACGGGCGCAAGCTGCTTGAGATTGACGTTGATAACTTCGATCAGCGCATGAAGGCGCTGCGGCCCAGTCTCAAGTTCGCGGTCGAGAACAAGCTCACCGGCGAGGGCAGCCTCGAGGTGGACCTGGAACTCGAGAGCATGGACGACTTTTCTCCGGCCGCAGTGGCTCGCAAGATCGAGCCACTGCGGCAGCTACTGGAAGCACGTCAGCAGCTTGCCAACCTGGTGACTTACATGGATGGCAAGTCCGGGGCCGAGGAGCTGATCGCCAAGGTGCTTAACGATCAGGGTCTCCTGGAAACACTGGGTGCGCGTCCGAAAGACGACGGCGAAGAGAAGAACGAGGGCTGA